In a single window of the Natronoarchaeum mannanilyticum genome:
- a CDS encoding FkbM family methyltransferase, which produces MELARKGFAFLSDPREKAWWAKHGLCEFRLLLRRRRFGAAVGYLVAAATGWRIYDFYLRYLVWRYGNGIEREIWGNKMRLDLSDNGISRDLFLYGGREQVGTEIFEQELRRLDDENDNGLAIEIGANIGYFSLIEMDALGEGAELVAFEPDDRNVELLETNLALNDRLDAASVERAAVGPERGTAELQLSSHSNLNQVRSKMSIEENHDTGETVAVDMWSIDEYLAEHGRAPDSVVAVRMDIEGYETEVLRGMETVLRADGPTVISLEVHANALDYETRAELLDRFDEHCFEIVAALTESITADPFVGRIDAEDLQSLADYERAYNLILKKPR; this is translated from the coding sequence ATGGAACTAGCGCGCAAGGGATTCGCGTTTCTATCCGATCCGAGGGAGAAGGCGTGGTGGGCGAAGCACGGGCTGTGCGAGTTTCGGCTGTTACTTCGACGGCGGCGGTTCGGCGCTGCCGTCGGGTACCTCGTCGCCGCGGCGACGGGATGGCGAATCTACGATTTCTATCTGCGGTACCTCGTCTGGCGGTACGGCAACGGTATCGAGCGTGAGATCTGGGGTAACAAGATGCGACTCGACCTCTCCGACAACGGAATCTCCCGAGATCTATTTCTGTACGGCGGACGCGAACAGGTGGGAACGGAGATTTTCGAGCAGGAGTTGCGGCGTCTGGACGACGAGAACGACAACGGTCTCGCTATAGAGATTGGCGCGAACATCGGTTACTTCTCCCTGATCGAGATGGATGCCCTCGGCGAGGGGGCGGAACTGGTGGCGTTCGAGCCGGACGACAGAAACGTCGAACTCCTAGAAACGAACCTTGCGCTGAACGATCGGCTGGACGCCGCCAGCGTCGAACGGGCTGCGGTCGGTCCCGAGCGCGGGACGGCCGAACTCCAGCTGTCGAGCCATAGTAATCTCAACCAGGTCCGGTCCAAAATGTCGATCGAGGAGAACCATGATACCGGCGAGACGGTCGCGGTCGACATGTGGTCGATCGACGAGTACCTCGCCGAGCACGGCCGTGCCCCGGACTCCGTCGTTGCCGTCAGGATGGACATCGAGGGATACGAAACCGAGGTATTGCGAGGAATGGAGACGGTGCTTCGCGCCGACGGCCCCACGGTCATCTCCCTGGAAGTGCACGCGAACGCGCTCGATTACGAGACTCGAGCGGAACTACTGGATCGATTTGACGAGCACTGCTTCGAGATCGTCGCGGCGCTCACGGAGTCGATCACGGCGGACCCGTTCGTCGGTCGTATCGACGCCGAAGATCTGCAGTCGCTCGCGGATTACGAGCGGGCGTACAATCTCATCCTGAAAAAACCACGGTAG
- a CDS encoding DUF1616 domain-containing protein, giving the protein MSNPDLPTSATDAASRLATRIPSDVSATLAFLVVVNLALTVVGVESPPLRVALGAPLLLFLPGYVLVTTLFPRTSVPEDRRRAGGWSVVPVQYSEIDGAERAALSFGLSLAVLPLFALAIAFSPWPYAADVVVPGLSLFVLVGAAASATRRGAVDPDVRFEVPFRAWLRRLRSFMFDGNGVNVAVNVALVLSVVLSVAVVGYAFAAPQDGERYSELTLVTENESGEYVAGDYPENFTAGEERDLTVGVENNEQVETEYTIVTQVERVDTDASGGGVTVLEMSELRRSSLALDPGERRYDDHAVAPETTGEDLRLSYYLYKGDAPGTPSAETAYRHVYLWIDVSDEPFEP; this is encoded by the coding sequence ATGAGCAATCCTGACCTCCCGACGTCAGCGACCGACGCCGCGTCGCGACTGGCGACGCGGATACCCTCGGACGTGAGCGCGACGCTCGCGTTCCTGGTCGTCGTCAACCTCGCCCTCACGGTCGTCGGCGTCGAGTCGCCGCCGCTTCGGGTCGCCCTTGGAGCACCGCTGTTGCTGTTCCTCCCCGGCTACGTCCTCGTCACGACGCTGTTCCCGCGGACGTCCGTCCCGGAGGATCGACGGCGAGCCGGCGGGTGGAGCGTCGTCCCCGTCCAGTACTCCGAGATAGACGGCGCCGAGCGCGCCGCGCTGTCGTTCGGTCTGAGTCTCGCCGTACTGCCGCTGTTCGCGCTGGCGATCGCGTTCTCGCCGTGGCCGTACGCCGCCGACGTGGTCGTTCCCGGGCTCTCTCTGTTCGTCCTCGTGGGCGCCGCTGCGAGCGCAACCCGTCGCGGCGCCGTCGATCCCGACGTGCGCTTCGAGGTCCCGTTCCGGGCGTGGCTTCGGCGTCTCCGGAGTTTCATGTTCGACGGAAACGGCGTGAATGTGGCCGTGAACGTTGCGCTCGTCCTCAGTGTCGTTCTCTCGGTCGCGGTCGTCGGCTACGCGTTCGCGGCCCCCCAGGACGGCGAGCGCTACTCGGAGCTGACGCTGGTGACCGAGAACGAAAGCGGGGAGTACGTCGCTGGCGACTACCCCGAGAACTTCACCGCGGGCGAGGAACGCGATCTGACTGTTGGCGTCGAGAACAACGAGCAGGTCGAAACCGAGTACACGATCGTCACGCAGGTCGAGCGGGTCGACACCGACGCTAGCGGCGGCGGTGTAACCGTTCTCGAAATGAGCGAACTTCGACGTAGCTCGCTGGCGCTCGATCCCGGTGAGCGGCGCTACGACGACCACGCCGTCGCGCCCGAGACGACTGGCGAGGATCTCAGGCTCAGTTATTACTTGTACAAGGGTGATGCCCCCGGGACCCCCAGTGCGGAGACCGCGTATCGGCACGTCTACCTCTGGATCGACGTGTCGGACGAGCCCTTCGAACCGTAG
- a CDS encoding DUF354 domain-containing protein yields the protein MKYLIFANTPAHVHLYKHVVGELRTRGHDVLVLARDYGCTVELLEWYDLPHEVYGYCDTAKGSLFARLPAHYARALYHVRRFDPDLIFGMGGYAAHTAALTRTPSVLVLDSESTSLDHAVSTPLARAVLTPDTFRKELGENHHVFPGFKECAYLHPEVYEPNSSIRDRLDVGTDEPYAIVRLNAFGSHHDVGQGGIDEADCRELIDSLAERSTVFVSDEGRDIDLAETPAEPFSLHPALLHDALAEAELLVADTQTMVTEAALLGTSAIRSNSFVGDDDMGNFLELEEEGLIFNLASFGEVLEHSEMLLDADGVAAEWERRRDAYLAEKCNLTSLLVDVATERGDAESVDGVRRFGEAPPSEREAAPVVDWA from the coding sequence ATGAAATATCTGATTTTCGCGAACACGCCGGCGCACGTCCACCTGTACAAGCACGTCGTCGGCGAGCTCCGGACGCGAGGGCACGACGTGCTCGTGCTCGCGCGGGACTACGGCTGCACGGTCGAGCTGCTCGAGTGGTACGACCTCCCCCACGAGGTGTACGGCTACTGCGACACCGCGAAGGGGTCGCTGTTCGCCCGGCTGCCCGCACACTACGCCAGGGCGCTCTATCACGTCCGCCGGTTCGACCCGGACCTGATCTTCGGGATGGGCGGGTACGCCGCCCACACGGCGGCGCTCACGCGGACGCCGTCGGTGCTGGTGCTCGACTCGGAGTCGACGTCGCTCGATCACGCCGTGTCGACGCCGCTGGCTCGCGCCGTGCTCACACCCGATACGTTCCGCAAGGAACTGGGCGAGAACCACCACGTGTTTCCCGGGTTCAAGGAGTGCGCGTATCTCCACCCGGAGGTGTACGAACCTAACTCGTCGATCCGCGACCGTCTGGACGTCGGCACCGACGAGCCGTACGCGATCGTCCGGCTGAACGCGTTCGGCTCGCACCACGACGTCGGCCAGGGCGGGATCGACGAGGCGGACTGTCGCGAGCTGATCGACAGCCTCGCCGAGCGATCGACCGTGTTCGTCTCCGACGAGGGGAGGGACATCGACCTCGCGGAGACGCCGGCGGAGCCGTTCTCGCTGCATCCGGCGCTGCTCCACGACGCGCTCGCGGAGGCCGAGCTGCTGGTCGCCGACACGCAGACGATGGTGACCGAAGCGGCGCTGCTGGGGACGTCGGCGATCCGCTCGAACTCGTTCGTCGGCGACGACGACATGGGGAATTTCCTCGAACTCGAGGAGGAAGGGCTCATCTTCAACCTCGCCTCGTTCGGCGAAGTCCTGGAGCACTCGGAGATGCTGCTCGACGCCGACGGCGTGGCAGCGGAGTGGGAGCGGCGTCGCGACGCGTACCTCGCCGAGAAGTGTAACTTGACGTCGCTGCTCGTCGACGTCGCGACCGAGCGCGGCGACGCCGAATCGGTCGACGGCGTCCGGCGATTCGGCGAAGCGCCGCCGAGCGAGCGCGAAGCGGCACCGGTGGTCGACTGGGCCTGA